The Xyrauchen texanus isolate HMW12.3.18 chromosome 17, RBS_HiC_50CHRs, whole genome shotgun sequence DNA window ATGTGTGGGATCCTAACGTTTTAATAAACAGAGATGGCATGTAGTCCTTTTTAGGAGCAGGATTACGTGGTTTaaattgtgtttctatgaaaTATTTAATGCGTTTAAAATACTAAATGTATCCATTTAATATGTGCAATGCCGTAAACATTTAATGGCGACCCTTTGCTATATGGTGAGATATACATTGGCATTCTGCTGTGGATTTAAATGGGCAGTTCTCTGGGGAATGAAAGGTGGACCTATGATTAATAAtcaatatacacaaatatatacacaaataatctctctctctctctctctctctctcagtccaaCTCTCTTCTATTTTCAGCCACTCTCCACTATATCTGTTTGAGACCGATAGCATACAGCATCTTTGGTGGTTATCCACATGTAGGCTACATTGGAGTCAaaaagtccacattgaaaatctaggatttcaaaatctaatttaaatctgaaaataaacaaagatctaagaaataaaaaattataataatacaaggAATAGTATGACATAAAATGACTAAGATATGCATGATATTGCActatcaaataagcaaatttgttttTGACCATGTTAATTCTTTTGTACAAGAGGTCAGATTTTCTTGttttcattgaagcacacaagatgctcttttaaACATTCTAAGATTATGTTGGGATAACATTGATCATCAGATTTTGCAAAAAATCCATGTCCATGCCAGCTGGAGTGCATTTAAGCAAAAAGTGAAATACTAAAATTCATGCCCATTTTTCAGTTAAAATTTTCACTCAAAGTGTTAAACTgatatatatttttccatattatttttaattgtaaactgaTATTAGAAAAGTGCAAAATAGAGGAATTCTCCTATGTGACCCTAGGCTTTTGAAATCCACTATTATGTAATAAACAGTAATACAAtgagataaaaatgtaactgtcattttgaatttgttcgttttcatttgtatttttctgtACATAGAAATGGTACATTTTCTTAGTTTGGTTGTTAGTGGGAACTACATGTCCAACATCTATCAGAAGGGGGCAACATTGCTCTATGCCAACTTACATAGCTCCAACAACCCTCACCCTGATAAACAGTCACACTTGGCTTCTGTTCATCTTTTCCGCCCCTCTCCATCTCTGGGATTTAGACATAATCTCCTGAGGATACAAACCTTCCCTCCAAACACCAAAGCCCATTGGTTACCAAGTGTAACCGTCTCAAGACCACAAAGCACCCAAACTCTTATCATAACAGTACAATACTGAGACAAAAGAACAGCAATATTCAATATTGCTCATTATCTCTACAAAATCACTTCTTTAGACTACACCTTTTCTCTCAGAGGTCCTTCATCTAAAGCTCTGTCTCCCAGAGAGCTTTCCAAATCATCATGGCCTTAACATTCACAAGCGCTGAGATTTCAAATGGCACATTACTCTGACTCTTTGCAGCTCACTGTCCCGTCAGCGTGCGACAGGCTGCAAGACACAAATCTGGAGGGTAGCCCTGACTCTGGGGGATGAGAATAAGGGAGGGAGGGACTCTGCACAGTAAAACTCTGGAGAGGAGGGTGCAAGAGGCACAGGCGCACTACTCAGAGGAGTGGAAGAGAGGCAGATTAATCATCCCAAGACATCTGTTCTTTCTGCTGCTTTAGAATTCTTTCAAAGCGCATCTGACTTGCACCCATAGTTGCAGAGAAAAAGGGTGGAACAAAAGAGAAAGGTGGAGGACAAATAAGTACATATTTTTTGTCATACGTGAATAGTGATATTCCATGTTAGTGAAAGTCCATTAGACTAGTGCgccatattccatgtcttctgaagatatgcaaGGTTGTGGTGAGAACAACCCCAAATTTAggtcatgtttcagtcaaaatcTTGACTTCCAAGGACTTGACTTCTGCCATTTAATTAGTGCTATAAGAGAAGCTCATTTATAGTGGCAATGCAACAAGGCAAGTTCTTGTGTACAACaaacatttgtgtatttttttgggtaaactatttctttaagtctcAAGTGCCAATTATAATATTCACAGAATGAATGCATGTATATAGAGCCTTACAATTACTCAGTTACAAATGAAATACAATATTGCTTTTGTCTCGCATTAGTCAGCATTACTCATTATCTGTCATTGTGGCATATGCACATGCATATACAAAGGAAGATGTTTACATTGTTAAAAAATGCTGTAGGCTGTTGTGTTTTCCGTATGCCTCGTTACATTTTTTAGAAGGGAAAATGTCTTACATCGTTATTTATAAACAGAATTAATGAATCAGTCAGGCCTGCTATTCTTTTGTTCACGTTGTGACTCTTTCACATGCACCCAGTGGTCTGTTCAGGTAACAATCCTTGAATTACATAAAAATCAAAGCCTGTAAATCTAGAATAAATGCAATACTGATTATGGCAAAAAGGTTCAAGATATTGTATattaaaacattactgtaatcaCATTGCTGTAAACAGTAAAAACAGAAAACCCTCCAAAGATGACACATTCAATATCTGAAACTTTGAGAGCAGAAGTTAAAGAAGAGGTATATGTTAAAGGTTTTTTATTAtagaattttctttaaaaatagttgGGTATTGTGGCTTGTGATCGAAAGAATGAAAAAGAGAAGTGTAATACATTAGGGAAGACATATTCAGAAGTGAAAGTTGACCTCCAAATCAGTAAACTGAAACTCACATCAGAATAGTAGGGTCTAGATAATGAGTTATTCTCAGTCCTGAGATTCCATCTTATTGTCAAACGTTAAAGAAATATTCATTACTACTTAAATGAaacattgtgtgttttaatgttcattgattggccccaatcacttctattgtaagtgactTACTATAACCGCAATTGTTAAATAAACTAGCCAAAaccattttctgtggtaatcaacattatgccacaaatgatgtcacGTAAGCTTAAATtgaactgaacctggaatattgctttaattaAAAGACATTCTcctcattttaaattattatttataaaacaatcTGTTTTGAGTTCTCAGTTGCCCGTAAGTATTCGATGAGAGGGGCCCCTAATTGAAAAGTTCTGAGAGGGATATAGTGCTCTGATATGTAGATCTCCTCAattttgttcttgttcttgttgAGCTTGACAATGACCCTGTCCATGTTACTCAACTGATTATGTCGATCATAGTATTTCCTCACTTCATAGGGAAGATCCTCAGCATGCCGGTAGTGAAGGTTTCCTATGGTGAAGTATGCATATGTGCGTTTGTTCTTCAACTTGGGGAGCAGTGGCCCACTGTTGTGGAACACATGGAACCCAAAGACTCCTGTCACAGGATCACAGAGAGCCACCATGTTATTGTCAATGCATACTTTCACATACCACTTAAGTAAGGCGAGTCCGTGTCGGGGTGGTGGATAACCAAATCCTGTATCTGTGAGCTCCTCTTCAGAGTTTAACCTTTTTATAGAGGACACGATGACCAAGATGGTAAGCAAATGGCTCACAAGTTTTATCATTGCAATATGCAATCTGTAGGGAGAATGTGAAATCAAAATCAGATCCAAACTGCTAGAACAGATGACTACAAGCCTCACCTGTATTACTTTGTCTTTGGCATATtgacagtcaccatttactttcattgcacccCTATTTCCtgtacaatgacagtgaatggtgactgaggctgtcattctgccaaacatttcttctaacagaaagtcatacagatttaaaacaacatgagtgtgagtaatttttgacagaattgacatttttgggtaacCCATTCAAATTAACATGAAactaaatcacatttattttaaaagatgtgGATGTTTACCCTGTTCGCTTTTTTTCAGCTAGCATTTACTATCATGTGTgcagaaaacaaaacatgcagATCATGTTTCGTTTTATTTTCTCACATCACTTTTCCTGCAGGGACACCTTTTTTCTCAGTTATATAACATGATCTCTCTGGATAAATAATCATTCTGTAAAAACATACAGATAGCAAATTTAAACTAGCTCAGCATAAATATCAACTATGACACTGCTGTCAAAATGCTTCTGGCAAAGTAAACAACTTGCATCTCATTTATGGTTtttagaagctgcgctgagcttTTTAATAAGAATACCAGCAAAAAATATCATCCACTACTGAGGAactatattcattttaatttacctGAATGAGTCAGCAGAATGTGGGGGTGGAATGTCTTGAGGAGGCTGTGGATATTTTGGGAAGCTAACCGAGTCTGTAAAGAGTCTTTTCAGAATATGCGAGCCCTTggtttgaaatatatattttgtatctcTTTTACTCCTCTATCTTCCTCATAGGAAGTGGTTAAACCTGTGAAACTTACACGACACTGCGTTCTGCCCTGTTGGCCACTCTCAGTTCCGGATTATGATTTATCATAATGCAATCATAAACATGACAGCTgtgaaattacaaaaaaaacacatatgctGACTGAAAGAATACATTTTCTATCTTGCCAAATGCAACCATCAGGTGATCCATGATTTGATATTTTCTGATTACATGTGAATATCCTAAAGTACTTTACCTGCCCACAGATTATGTAAGCCTAGATTAAAATGGTATTGCTCAAAGGTTGCTTTTTCATAGCTCTGGAGACTTTACTTGGGCTATAGTCCGAGTCTGAGTGCAAATTTTCCCACAGCACCCCCACAGCATTGGTCTGGTTTCAGACTCACCCAATATTCTCTCGAACCCCGTTGCTTTTTCGTCAACAATTTGGtcatcacaaacatgcacatgatAGAAAACACAATGGGGGTCACTATATTTGTGTGGTTTTTATAAATTCTGTCCCATTATGCAtggtagccagtggagtgaaatcaagagtgggctGACGTGAGCCCCTTGACATGAGCAGCATTCTGGAGCATGCTAGCTAGGAGGCCTGCAAACAGGGCATTACAGTGGTCCAGTCTTAAAATGACCAGAGCTTGCaccaggagctgtgtagcatattcagagAGGAAatgtctgattttcctgatgttgtaaagagTGAACCTGCAAGACCAGGTGGTTGATCAGATGTTGGGAGTGAATTTACGCTGGTCATCCACCACCAATCCCAGTTTCCAGGGCTGTCCTAGTTGCCGTTATCGTAGTTGAACTAAAATTAAATCTCCTCAATATTCCCCTGCCACTCATAGTGCaccagtgtgtatgtgtttgtgcagcTGATGATGTTATCATGTTTAAATCAGCAAAAACTCATGTGCTTGTTattttacttcctgaacaagTGCAGACCAGAGTACAggttgctttctcactcatgcAAACCGTGCCAGAGTTCCATTGAGACCAAACTCTAAGGTTCGGTACCATAGACTGCTCTCCGGTCCGCAAAATAGCTTTCATAATACCAATTTTCCATGTGAACAGTGCTCTGACAGTTGTTCACTCACAGAAAGAGCATGGGGGTATAAAATGAATTTGGGTGGCACAGAAGAACTGGAAGCATttgctgaaaatgttttgaatgcataTCAAAATCTCAGATATTGATGTAGCCATCTTAACTAATCTGAGCAGTAGGTTGAAAGTTGTTCTTCTGAAATTGCTCTATGCTTACCGAAATTGGAATCACTGCCACGGTGGTCGAAGCTTGGAGGCTTTTCACATTATTAGTAGTGCTATAGGAAAATGTATTCATACCTGAATGGATGCTAAAAAAGGGTTGATGTCAGGGTTACACTGTTATTAACTAGGTCTTTTTCTCAATGGAACAAATATGAGAGAAGACATCAGATCCCCATTTAACCTCCTTGATGCCTTGAAGAAACAACTGAGATCTTAAAGAGATCTCATGTGTGATTTTTCATTCCTATAGGACGGCATGTTATTTCAGCCATGTACTTCCATGTTTATAGCATAAACAACATTTTCCACCCTTTCCCTCACTCTTACCATTTTCACTACAAAGTAATAGCTTAGCATGTGCCTTGAGGTGGGAAGAGAAAGTGACAGTTACTCTCCTGTACACATTTCCTGTAATACAGAAACAAGTCTTTTTTTTATACTGTCAGCTCATTCCAACTCAGTGTCATATCAAAGCCTCCCCActtcattgcaaataaattatacttttaaatgATCCCAGCCTGCCAAACAAGCCCAGCTCTTAGAGCAAGGTatgaataaagagagagagagagagagagagagagagagagagagagagagagagagagagagagagagagagaaagcaggcaTTTCATTTCTAAAGATTTAACACCAAATAAATGTTCAAttttgctgcttttatttatttatttattttgccatcttaCTTCTTACATTGATGCACACATAAAAGCTCGCTGGGCTATTCTTCCTGGCAGTGCAGCAGCGCTTGCTCTGGGGTTGTTTTGTTAATTCCTCTGGTGTATGTAGACACGACTTTAGGGTCACACCGTGTTAGTTCCCCCTGCCTCTGGGTGTTATAAGCTATCCAGATCTGCATGGAGTATAAAGATCAGTTTCTTCCATTCCATGCTGAGTGTGACCTGAAATTAACCAGCTGAGCCTGACTGAAATGACTCACTGAATTACAAACTCTCTATTTATAAGCCCCTTGGTTGGGGGGTTAATATGTAtggatttaaattgtaaattataaTTCCTAAAATCCAGAATAAAATAAGAATGGTTTTAAAGAGGTAACAGGTATAAAAAGACTTTTATTGGATGTGAGAAGCTGCTCCCAAAACTTATAATGGTAGTTTTAATTACAAGTCTTGCTTTTCACGTCCTCATTTGACACTCAGGTTTTGCTCATCAATGGTGATGAAATGAAGGATGTTTTAGGCTATTTAGATAAAAAGGGAAATTTAACATTTCACTGGGTTCCACTTGATTAATTCAAGTTAAATCAGTTAAAATTAAAGGTGCATTAATGCTGTTCTCTCTGTGTTCAAACAGtttctcctatcccatcttattgtgcaaagacaactataagtatgccattcataggttgatttcaccaaaaagttgtaattagattacatgtGCATAATCAGACAGTTACATTTTATGGATTGcgtgaaaatatacagtaatgattACTTTTCAGTCTTGCCTTTCAAAGAACCACAGAGGGCTGACAAATTGCAAATTGTTTTTGATTTAATGTTTGCTAATgtcatctcaaataatacacacgttttaacagaagaatgaatgtgcaTTTATACAATGTTAAGATCaatatttttgcctttaaacttTCCAaagattggcaccattcacttccattgtaagtgcctcactataaacagctttttattttttattttagatgtgtaattattaatcagtaccagattacattccAGAAGTAATctactcaaaaataaatatacGTTACATAAGGAAAGAAAGGAATGTTAAGGAACATGAAAAAGATGCAGCGAAACATGACTGAAATGATGTACAATCTCTAAGTAACAGCTCCTTTAAGTGGAGGAAAAGTTACACGTCACACACAAGTCTAGATCTAGATATATGAAGTTATAGATGTTGCACATTAAATTGTATCTCCAGCAAAATCACCTTCACCTCCTGTATGTGTGCATATTTGAATGAATACAAAATAGTGAGCGAATGTACATTTTTCTTGCTCTTTTTTGAAAGAATGTTTACATCTCTGATGAATTGACATGCAAGTCCAAGGGAGACACAATAGGAACACAAGCCGGTGGATCCTTCAGTGTCTGTCTGCATTGACTGCGGGGGCCAGAGAGGCAGTAAAAACTCTCATAAGCGTGTTTGACACTTCTATTGCAATGCTGCCAAGCGCTCCAGGGTCCGCTTTATATTTTATTCCCTCACTGCTGTGTCAGCCTGCACGAGAAGGCACTTTTTAAATCGCTCTGCACACTCAATTTAAACAGTTTCTTCCCAATGAAACGGCTCTCCATCAAACCCACAGCAGAAGCAACATATAATCACTCTAACACGTAATAGTCACATAATAAATTTCGATTTCATCGTCATATTGCATGTCTGATTCTGATTGCATGATGAGGACATCTCAGTAGGTTCTTTATATGTGTGCATGTAAAAAGGCAGAGATTATGGTTGTAGGTGGTTCTGCATGTAAAATTATGCAATATCTCTGTTATATGGATGTGGTTTGTGCATATGAGTGAGCATGCATGTACATATCCTACATGGTTGGTGGGGGTAGGGGAATAGAGACACTGTTCGGGTTAGTTTTCTATGTATAACTTCAGCTTTGTGTCGGTATTAGgattgacaaaaatattttttattataaatattttatctttCAATCAACAGACCTTGTTTTTTTGTATGCACATTAACACTTAATGTTTTAGTCAGAGTCATTGAGAATCTGTGTGTCTGGGTTTGCTCGCTTGGAAAAGatataaaaaaagagaatgagCAATTTTGGGTGTGGGTTAGGTTTAGTCCTAAAATTTGACAGTATTAGTAGGCTGAGTCATGTCATCAGGTTTATGAGCTGGATTTCGGCTTgaattaaaagggatagtttaacccaaaatgaaacttcagtcatcatttactcacctcatgttcatgttccaagcctgtatgactttcttactgggtgtaacacaaaattaaacattaagCAGAATGTCAAACCTGCTCTgtccctggtcaccattcactttctttgtatagagcagtttggacattctaataatatcttaatttgtgttccaaggaagaatgTCAagtgagtttggaatgacatgacggtgagtaaatgattcatAACTTTTtcagctatccctttaaacagtcagaaaatatgattatgaaAACAAAGTGTTTGGGAGATTGTCCCTAGGGAGTTgttgccctacgcagactgtgtagtcTGTTTATAGGGAGCATCGGTACTGATAGTATTTATGGCATTGTAACAGCATAAAgtttaatttatttccattgtccttcctcaaaaatgaaatcaggcactgcagtaccacaatccataataaaatgcTCCATTAGAGTGGCTAACGCTATCTAATGAAAAACCGCGCTAAGAGAGCTTATTGGCTAACTATcggtccaataaaatatcttacctgtcgaGCAAGAAAATGCCATCTCTGGATtggttttaaatcctttcagatctcagaGTTGTCGCCACATCTGAAAAGCCACGTCGAtgttgatttgtgttttattatggGCTCTCCATTTTTGCTTGCAGACCCTTCTTGGTTAGATGtctctttattttgaaaacggGTGATAACCCCAGAGGGTTTTGGAATGATCCATGTTTAATGATGCTCATTTGTTTTGGCTACAAGCTGTCAGTTTCATACTACTAccaccaggggcggactggccatagggagagcCGGGGGGGCCGGCCATGAAATGCATGCATTAAATAGAGGCACATGGCaattatatgatttaatatggtgggtttatactgtatgtctgtgTTTGCGTAAGCCTCACTAGGGCAGCAGAACATTAATTGATGGGCTTTTAGTAAGGGGTGAGAGGGTGTAGTTAGGTTAGAGAGATGTGAAGGGCTGGCAATTTGCCAAGCATGTCGATTTGGGCAGATAAAAAAATGGGAGGAAGATGGGAGTGAGACCACCCTGAGGCCAAGAGGGAGTAAGCTATTAAGAGATAAATGAATACTAATGGAAAGATGATTGGCACAGAAGATGGGACACAAATGAAAGGGCATGTGGACAGGGTTTAGACTGTGAGTGATCACAAACCAAGTGCTCCAGCACTGCCCTCTTTGCATGTAGagccaggggcggactgggaagaaAAATCAGCCCTGGACATACTGTCATTGTCTGCATATCGTAGGGCCGTATTGCGGCCCTATTCAGCCTGTCGTGGCCAGTTCGGCATAACATGGCGGCCCGTTTCAGTTTATCGTGGCCCGTTCGGCCCTGTTCGGTTTCATGGCCGTTCCACCGAGAAAAGtctcggttctccctatggccagtccccCCTCTTAAAGGTTGGTCTAAAAACACTACACAGTTTGGCTGTGATTTGCTCCTTGTAGCTTGAATAAGGTGTTTTTTAGGTTAAAGAAGAAGAAACCCATTGGGACTTGGTTCTTGGCTGACCCTGATGGAATCATGACAATCCTATCTGAGAACAATTTTACCAGGTTTAAATCTAGGATTTTTGTGATACATTTCTAAGTGTTAGACCTGTGGTTCTCAACTTCAGCTTCAAAaaccatttatttaaattgaagATTCAACACAGTAGCAAAAATGTTTATTCACACATATGAAAgatacttttatatatttataaaggctaagcataattatacattattttatcatctctactttcctgttaATTTATGATACAAATTAATACTCTCTCTACATCAGGGATCGgtattataaaaaacaaacaatatttaaaaaaatattattattaaaaatgtcactgttttattctattacattaatacttttaaagctactcaagttattcagccaaaagtagtgagtggttttctagcttccttgttaatgttgtttgattaatagcctttttatgacatagcctactagacagcgctcaattcggttacattcaagtctgacattttgatgcaaatatgctttttgtcccacagttcaagttcactttagacatcaacgactgcgtttacattaaatcctcaccaagacgggcattggcggaattataaagtgttttGACATTACACTTTGACATTTAGTCGTGTAACCGCATTAGCGCTTAAACattagctgcctgtcaatcaaacagcatgcagctactgacatcagga harbors:
- the si:ch211-198c19.1 gene encoding uncharacterized protein si:ch211-198c19.1 gives rise to the protein MIKLVSHLLTILVIVSSIKRLNSEEELTDTGFGYPPPRHGLALLKWYVKVCIDNNMVALCDPVTGVFGFHVFHNSGPLLPKLKNKRTYAYFTIGNLHYRHAEDLPYEVRKYYDRHNQLSNMDRVIVKLNKNKNKIEEIYISEHYIPLRTFQLGAPLIEYLRATENSKQIVL